One window of Papaver somniferum cultivar HN1 chromosome 9, ASM357369v1, whole genome shotgun sequence genomic DNA carries:
- the LOC113314079 gene encoding N-terminal acetyltransferase A complex catalytic subunit NAA10-like, with the protein MMADIRQATMVDIPAIQACDLLCFPEEDPWDYYLYEEYIDFWPRLVYVAEDSGNGCIVGFVFAQVDGEGTETHGYIANLGVLPTHRKSGIAQKLMDAAQNALVQEYGCEYVSLHVRTSNHAAISLFTEKLGYNYAIAANFYRNGEDAYVMRKQLQGKLTDHLGHGLFIAVAGRILLLLQNCC; encoded by the coding sequence ATGATGGCTGATATCAGACAAGCAACAATGGTTGATATACCAGCAATTCAAGCTTGTGACTTGCTTTGTTTTCCAGAGGAAGATCCTTGGGATTATTATCTTTATGAAGAATATATAGATTTTTGGCCACGACTTGTTTATGTTGCAGAAGACTCTGGTAATGGTTGTATTGTGGGATTTGTTTTTGCTCAGGTGGATGGAGAAGGTACAGAAACTCATGGTTATATTGCAAATTTAGGTGTGCTTCCTACTCACCGGAAATCAGGGATTGCTCAGAAACTGATGGATGCTGCGCAGAACGCGTTGGTACAAGAATATGGGTGTGAATATGTTTCTCTTCATGTTCGAACAAGTAATCATGCTGCAATTAGTCTTTTTACTGAAAAATTAGGATATAATTACGCGATTGCAGCTAATTTTTATAGAAATGGGGAAGATGCTTATGTTATGAGGAAACAACTTCAAGGAAAACTAACAGATCATCTTGGGCACGGATTATTCATTGCGGTGGCTGGTCGGATTCTTCTGTTGTTACAGAACTGTTGTTGA
- the LOC113311503 gene encoding N-terminal acetyltransferase A complex catalytic subunit NAA10-like encodes MADIRQAIMFDIPAIQVCDLLCFPEENRWDYHLFEEYIYFWPRLVYVAEDSGTGGIVGFVIAQKKGEGTESHGYIACLGVAPTHRKSGIAQKLMDAAQNALAKEYGSEYVSLHVCRSNQAAVDLYTEKLGYTYEIAANFYENREDAYVMQKQL; translated from the coding sequence ATGGCTGATATCAGACAAGCAATAAtgtttgatatacctgcaattcAAGTTTGTGACTTGCTTTGTTTTCCAGAGGAAAACCGTTGGGATTATCATCTTtttgaagaatatatatatttttggccACGACTCGTTTATGTTGCAGAAGACAGTGGTACCGGTGGTATTGTTGGATTTGTTATTGCTCAGAAGAAAGGAGAAGGCACTGAGAGTCATGGTTATATTGCATGTTTAGGTGTAGCTCCTACTCACCGGAAATCAGGGATTGCTCAGAAACTCATGGATGCTGCTCAGAACGCGTTAGCCAAAGAATATGGGTCTGAATATGTTTCTCTTCATGTTTGTAGAAGTAATCAAGCTGCCGTTGATCTTTATACTGAAAAATTAGGATATACTTATGAGATTGCAGCTAATTTTTATGAAAATCGGGAAGATGCTTATGTTATGCAGAAACAACTTTAA